The Plasmodium vivax scf_6593 genomic scaffold, whole genome shotgun sequence genomic interval aaaaaatatatgacatttaaaatttaatataagattggcttatatttatttgaaaggaagatataaataaataatgaatttatataatttagaaCACGTTTtctatgtgtttttttctgtgaattcgtaaaaagttaaagaggaattttttttactgtttTCTTTGTATCTCCTAAtgtttcatatatattatttctaatatatgaatataatttcCTATTGTTACTACATAATTATTCAATTTTGTATGATATGTtagaattaaataaaatcacaaaaaaatttcgatatataaaaattatacatacattAACACATGCAATAACAAATAgagcatataaaaaagttaaataaaACGTTATAAGGtgttatacattttataagacagaaaaaaatctttttaattactttATCATTATTGATTGTATAAATAGTTTTACAAAGATCATGTGATTAacgtaaatgtatatattaattttagaaaaactTCATTTACATATTATGTAGTAAAATGTGTCTTATGAAGCATGATAAGTTAAGTTAACCCTATTTTTCATTACGTTGTCCACATATGCAGCATAATTATTCATGTAATCTTCaatgttttcttctttctttttgcttccactttttcttccttttgcatttattCTATTCAATTTTCTTCCAAAGGGAGTAaactattattaaaataaaaggtgtattaaatatttataacgTGGTTaatagtgaaaaaataatatttgatTGATGACATGTACTATTTGCTttacgaaaataaaaaatgtttaccttaaacaaaattaaaaatattgccaAAAATGGAACCGATATGATTGCAACATTGAGtagtatatttataatatcatCTGGATCATTACCTAATATAGGTAATATAAATGGAATTCCTTTTGCTTGTAAGCATGGTACGTCATCTTCTGAATTAGAACCATGTTTGCATGATGTCTTTGTGTActcacatttttcatatataaaacttAACACGTCTTGTTGTctaaatttttccttaaacTCATTcaattcattaaaataacCACAAGATTCATTACTAGTACATTCATTCTTAACGAcgttataaaaaagaaaattttccttAATATGTTTGCAATATAATGGAGTATACAGTTTACTTTtattatcaattttatttttcatatcatCATAACTTTCtataaattcatataaaatatgttttttattaaatgcTTCTTTATCTACTTTAAAATTCTTGAGTGTACAATTCTTAAAATTATCTTTATTACTACTACTATACATAGATAGAACTGCGTAGAAATTAATGAATAGGTTTGTACCCTGAGTAATACTTACAActttatcatataaccaatgGCTCATAtattggcatttttttttatcatcagatgatttatatttatctaaaatattatttacatttagTATAATGttacaacattttttgcaaagatCTATTAGTTCTGCTCCATTCGTTTGATCACTTGCTATTTGATTTTTACAGTGGTTGCATCTATCATCcggttcataatttttaactaATTCATTATCTAATAATTCATAGAACTCATACAATGTTAGGTTTTTTATAAGagtatactaaaaaaatatatatatattcataaatataaatttcatGAGAGAAGCATTTTCACTATGTTTTAtgaatatacaaataaaacatttacatatatagtttaaaaaaaaaacatgaagtATTTACAACTTCACTCGAGGCTGGCTCTTTATCTCCAGTGCGTTCAATTGKTGGGTAATGGATTTTATAWTTTGSCATGTGAAWtaaaaaaattgaattgaatgttttatttatgtatataccttatatttagaaaaaaattaaatgatacAATAAGTTACTATCTACTTTATTTAAAGCGTTTTACTWaataaataaacatactTTTWaaatattatattttataatgtaaaaatattataaatttatgctaataataaaaaatatatttgttttatatttcaatggttataatttaaataatgaagaaaatattaaaatatttaataagcttataatttttaaaaattataaatattattaatagaGAAAGGAGCTGAAATGTATATGCAATTATTATtacttataaaaatgtagtagCTATCTACAATTGATGACGTTAATAGATTTAGTTATATTACTtgcaaattatataatttatgtaaaacttataattatttcgttcattataatattataaaaaatattgtaaacattttgcagtttttttagaagaaacaaatgcatttattttacacAAATGTTATTCACTtaatagttatatatattaacaaaaaaaaaattttttaataggagaaacaaaaacaagaaaaaacagaataaaataaataaaaagttataattattaacgtctcttattaataaaaatttataagcAGCAGAATTATATGCTctatttaatgataaatgtaggtaaataaaataaatacggaaaaatgtattatgtgatattaaaattttttctattgGAAAATTAATAAGATACatgataacaaaaaaaaaatgcactaaaataaaacaataaagaTGCGCTTAATAAATTggaattatattatgtttattgcatttact includes:
- a CDS encoding variable surface protein vir23, putative (encoded by transcript PVX_011615A), translated to MXXYKIHYPXIERTGDKEPASSEVYTLIKNLTLYEFYELLDNELVKNYEPDDRCNHCKNQIASDQTNGAELIDLCKKCCNIILNVNNILDKYKSSDDKKKCQYMSHWLYDKVVSITQGTNLFINFYAVLSMYSSSNKDNFKNCTLKNFKVDKEAFNKKHILYEFIESYDDMKNKIDNKSKLYTPLYCKHIKENFLFYNVVKNECTSNESCGYFNELNEFKEKFRQQDVLSFIYEKCEYTKTSCKHGSNSEDDVPCLQAKGIPFILPILGNDPDDIINILLNVAIISVPFLAIFLILFKFTPFGRKLNRINAKGRKSGSKKKEENIEDYMNNYAAYVDNVMKNRVNLTYHAS